A portion of the Ptiloglossa arizonensis isolate GNS036 chromosome 11, iyPtiAriz1_principal, whole genome shotgun sequence genome contains these proteins:
- the Mgat3 gene encoding beta-1,4-mannosyl-glycoprotein 4-beta-N-acetylglucosaminyltransferase has protein sequence MQPRLDGKLALLYTLLVLQVLIVMIYVATTPPSELTISTTHTSVTFVKFEEPQESQIRQINHKKFPIYQTINGEVILKDVKTFALFDAYNHTICWKHGVNNQKMRSKEDFQKCICIQGWHGSDCGQPEVVWRAIMASKQNIKLKHRKIARRIIHTFFLNEYNSAIAEVIVEELYNVVDLFVICDFSNAEDNFHHKLLKGLLQQEQKKVLYINIATKVHEPLRVVSTYIWEKIKTVVRNLRDDDIYVTTESEQILNSRALMFLKVYNGWPQPIGFRLRWSVYGFFWQHPLKTTITVGACTIGLMREAYQSNSITLQQLEGDLSERDSLGLVIGDLNHYGGWYCYLCQAPANIITSLRNKVKSKEIQIEKTIDVPFIEDLIGSGLWLDGKTNLLRVSKSRDLYFAPETILNNTWKYDWLVENFYAKLDYY, from the exons ATGCAGCCCCGCCTAGATGGGAAACTGGCCTTGCTTTATACACTATTAGTCTTACAAGTTCTTATTGTTATGATTTATGTCGCTACAACTCCACCTTCCGAATTAACTATATCAACAACTCATACCTCTGTTacatttgtaaaatttgaagAGCCACAG GAATCGCAAATTCGACAAATCAATCATAAAAAGTTTCCCATCTATCAGACAATCAATGGGGAGGTAATATTAAAAGATGTCAAGACTTTTGCGCTATTTGATGCGTACAATCATACCATTTGTTGGAAACATGGAGTGAATAATCAGAAAATGAGAAGTAAAGAAGATTTCCAAAAATGCATTTGCATTCAAGGGTGGCATGGCTCTGATTGTGGTCAACCAGAAGTTGTCTGGAGAGCAATTATGGCAtcaaaacaaaatattaaactaAAACATCGGAAAATAGCTAGACGCATTATTCATACATTTTTTCTGAATGAATACAATTCAGCAATTGCAGAGGTGATAGTAGAAGAACTATACAATGTAGTGGATCTTTTTGTAATCTGTGATTTCAGTAATGCAGAGGATAATTTTCATCATAAGCTACTTAAAGGTTTATTACAACAGGAACAAAAAAAAGTTTTGTATATTAATATAGCAACAAAGGTACATGAGCCATTAAGAGTAGTATCAACATACATCTGGGAGAAAATAAAGACTGTAGTACGAAATTTAAGGGACGATGATATTTATGTAACGACTGAATCAGAACAAATATTAAACTCCAGGGCATTAATGTTCCTCAAAGTATACAATGGATGGCCACAGCCTATTGGTTTTAGATTAAGATGGTCCGTTTATGGATTCTTTTGGCAGCATCCACTTAAAACAACGATAACAGTTGGTGCGTGTACAATTGGATTAATGCGTGAAGCTTATCAATCGAATTCTATCACGTTACAACAACTGGAAGGAGACTTAAGCGAAAGAGATAGTCTAGGTCTAGTGATAGGAGACTTGAATCATTATGGAGGATGGTATTGTTATCTGTGTCAAGCACCAGCAAATATTATAACTAGTCTGCGCAATAAAGTTAAATCCAAAGAAATTCAAATAGAAAAAACTATTGACGTACCATTTATCGAGGACCTAATAGGAAGTGGACTGTGGTTAGATGGAAAAACTAATCTCCTAAGAGTCTCTAAATCTCGGGACCTCTACTTTGCGCCTGAAACAATACTTAATAATACATGGAAGTATGACTGGCTagtagaaaatttttatgctaaaTTAGACTATTATTGA
- the Tom70 gene encoding translocase of outer membrane 70, giving the protein MTGTPLPKWQLALAVGAPVALGLGYIYYKNSSKPPSKLNRDKSKENGTSTIDKQISIDIDYPTKNGPSFEIETPLEKAQKFKCEGNDHFKVGKYDEAITQYNNAIEICPKENTDVLATFYQNRAAAYEQLKKYSAVKEDCTKALELKPKYPKALVRRARALEYCNNLEAALEDVTAAYILGNFCDQSTLTMADRVLKKLGRQHAMEHLSNKKYTMPSKHFILNYINGFQKDPVFTMLQNIDKSNISPSFAKILECVKKQKYDDVIPLCNEEINSSESETLPHKMEELLLRGTFYFLQGQHDAALEDFGTIIDSNVVSKDIKVNALIKRATLYMQLENPEKSFYDFQVAAELDPDCGDIYSYKGQLNLVMEKIDEARKDFNKTVELNPNFGVSYVQKCCVDYQYGIIKGDMEIVEQAMRNFESACEKFPDCSECYILYAQILSEKQEYYKADTFYKKALEKDPKNAIIYVHKAMLQLKSTGDIDKAIEYINKAIDLDDKCKMGYESLATIEVQRGNLEEAVTLFDKALALNNTITEITNIFSLRDAAKAQLALKNKLGSDALWNLQTVS; this is encoded by the exons ATGACCGGCACTCCACTACCAAAATGGCAACTTGCTTTAGCTGTTGGGGCGCCGGTTGCCTTGGGCCTCGGTTATATCTATTACAAGAATAGCAGCAAGCCACCATCGAAACTTAATCGTGATAAGTCGAAAGAAAATGGGACATCAACAATTGATAAACAAATCTCTATTGACATTGATTATCCAACAAAGAATGGGCCCAGTTTTGAAATCGag ACACCGTTGGAAAAAGCTCAAAAATTTAAATGTGAGGGAAATGATCACTTTAAAGTTGGAAAATACGATGAAGCGATTACACAATATAATAATGCTATCGAAATCTGTCCTAAGGAGAATACTGATGTTTTAGCTACATTTTACCAAAACAGAGCAGCTGCTTATGAACAACTG aaaaaatacagtgCAGTAAAAGAAGATTGTACAAAAGCTTTAGAATTAAAACCAAAGTATCCAAAAGCATTAGTACGTAGAGCACGAGCATTGGAATACTGCAATAATTTAGAGGCAGCTTTAGAAGATGTCACAGCTGCTTATATTTTGGGAAATTTTTGTGATCAATCAACATTAACAATGGCAGACAGAGTGTTGAAAAAATTAG gTAGACAGCATGCAATGGAACATTTGTCGAACAAGAAGTATACTATGCctagtaaacattttattttaaattatattaatggCTTTCAAAAGGATCCTGTTTTTACAATGCTTCAAAATATTGACAAAAGTAATATATCTCC gagttttgcaaaaattttggaatGTGTGAAGAAACAAAAGTATGATGATGTAATACCACTttgtaacgaagaaattaatagtTCTGAATCAGAAACATTACCACACAAAATGGAAGAATTACTTTTACGAGGTACATTTTACTTTTTACAAGGACAACATGATGCTGCACTTGAAGATTTTGGAACAATTATAGACAGCAATGTTGTTTCAAAGGATATAAAAGTAAATGCTTTGATAAAAAGGGCTACCTTATATATGCAGTTAGAAAATCCAGAAAAAAGTTTTTATGATTTTCAAGTGGCTGCTGAACTTGATCCTGATTGTGGTGACATTTATTCGTATAAGGGACAG CTAAATTTAGTTATGGAAAAAATAGATGAAGCTAGAAAAGATTTTAATAAAACTGTTGAACTCAATCCCAATTTCGGAGTGTCGTATGTACAAAAATGCTGCGTAGACTATCAGTATGGCATAATTAAAGGGGATATGGAAATAGTAGAACAAGCAATGAGGAATTTTGAAAGTGCCTGTGAAAAGTTCCCAGACTGCTCTGAATGTTACATACTATATGCACAG ATATTATCAGAAAAGCAAGAATATTATAAAGCAGATACTTTCTACAAGAAAGCATTGGAGAAAGATCCAAAAAATGCAATAATCTATGTACATAAAGCTATGTTACAAttaaaatcgaccggtgatatcGATAAAGCTATCGAATATATCAATAAAGCTATAGACTTAGATGATAAATGTAAAATGGGGTATGAATCCTTAGCAACGATTGAAGTTCAGAG GGGTAATCTAGAAGAAGCAGTAACATTATTTGACAAGGCCTTAGCGTTAAATAACACAATTACAgagattacaaatattttcagtCTAAGAGATGCCGCGAAAGCGCAGCTTGCATTAAAGAATAAATTAGGGTCAGATGCACTATGGAATTTACAGACTGTTTCATAA
- the Tbc1d23 gene encoding TBC1 domain family member 23 isoform X1, producing the protein MALQEDENTWILELEAALLDTEAPSASDIYAICKGQAVPINLRPDVWQACLDVIDRGNQLSHFNEVFDLPEQNIIREDCQQLVAKLGNDDEDKVSVVSDLESILTFYCRSKGKQYKVGNGWIELLGPLIALKLPRTATYNLFEAIIDIYIPRGETYSSVLRLLLLYHEPELCSFLDTKRVSPDQYTKGWVTTLFAGVCSLPAVCTMWDLYFMQSDPFFMLFLSLIMVINAREQILSMKDNDKQSIIDAIAAMPCALEAEDVTDFCSLAQYYAMKTPSSFKQDLYPIMFGESFDEKYISHALCLPVSAQELVENSIETPSVPNTSVESVRFFLVDCRPAEQYNAGHLPTAFHLDCNLMLQEPAAFATAVQGLLQAQRQALAVGSQAGGEHLCFLGSGRQEEDRYTHMVVASFLQKHTQYVSMVTSGYQAIHEYFGDEVVSSLVDHNSQHCLVCNANISETNSNETSPAKVKNNNSDFLGKIRKVKGKLFDYIVNPSASVHNNVGNRNGKDLEYIKRQKKMGPVFSIDDDQELDMTMTNNESEEPIEVVSIQQWMKDPKLLHSFKCQEMKVNGDLCDSILLVTDTHLIVLRKIPERKGAAHVIVKRPLTSIVKITSKKQHSDLITFKYGTIQYYDTVISDMDKFLIPNASEATKLIMQQILKQ; encoded by the exons ATGGCACTACAAGAagatgaaaacacctg GATATTGGAGCTAGAAGCAGCTCTCCTCGATACTGAGGCACCATCTGCATCCGATATATACGCAATTTGCAAAGGACAAGCAGTTCCTATAAATTTAAGGCCTGACGTATGGCAGGCTTGTTTAGATGTTATCGATCGGGGCAATCAATTAAGTCACTTTAATGAAGTTTTTGATTTACCTgaacaaaatattattcgtGAAGATTGTCAACAATTAGTTG CAAAATTAGGCAATGATGATGaagacaaagtttctgttgtttctgattTAGAGtctattttaacattttattgtAGAAGTAAAGGGAAACAATATAAAGTAGGAAATGGATGGATAGAGTTACTGGGTCCATTAATAGCTTTAAAACTTCCACGTACTGCAACATATAATTTATTTGAAGCGATAATAGATATCTATATTCCTAG AGGCGAAACATACAGTTCTGTACTAAGATTGTTATTACTTTATCACGAACCAGAATTATGTTCTTTCTTGGATACAAAAAGGGTATCTCCGGATCAATATACAAAAGGATGGGTGACTACTCTTTTTGCTGGTGTGTGTTCACTACCAGCTGTGTGTACAATGTGGGATTTATACTTTATGCAATCTGATCCATTTTTTATGTTATTTCTATCACTTATTATGGTTATAAATGCCAG GGAGCAAATTTTAAGTATGAAAGATAATGATAAACAGAGTATAATCGATGCGATAGCTGCTATGCCTTGTGCTTTGGAAGCGGAAGATGTAACAGATTTTTGTTCATTAGCACAATATTATGCAATGAAAACACCATCGTCTTTTAAGCAGGATTTATATCCTATTATGTTTGGGGAAAGTtttgatgaaaaatatatatcacaTGCGCTCTGCTTACCTGTATCAGCCCAAGAATTAGTTGAAAATTCTATTGAAACTCCGTCCGTACCTAACACCTCTGTTGAATCTGTCAGATTTTTTCTAGTGGACTGTAGACCCGCGGAGCAATATAATGCAGGACACTTGCCAACTGCGTTTCATCTAGATTGTAATTTG aTGCTTCAAGAACCTGCTGCTTTTGCTACAGCAGTGCAAGGATTATTACAGGCACAACGACAAGCACTAGCTGTTGGATCACAAGCTGGAGGTGAACACCTTTGTTTCTTAGGAAGTGGTAGGCAAGAAGAAGATCGTTATACACACATGGTGGTTGCATCCTTTCTACAGAAACATACCCAATATGTTAGTATGGTTACATCAGGATACCAAG CTATACATGAATATTTCGGTGATGAGGTTGTTTCTAGTCTTGTTGATCATAATTCACAGCATTGTTTAGTATGCAATGCTAATATATCTGAAACAAATTCTAATGAAACAAGTCCTGCCAAAGTCAAGAATAATAATTCTGATTTTTTGGGGAAGATTAGAAAAGTGAAGGGAAAGTTATTTGATTATATTGTTAATCCATCAGCAAGTGTTCATAATAACGTGGGAAATAGAAATGGTAAAGACCTAGAGTATATTAAACGGCAAAAGAAAATGGGCCCTGTATTTAGCATAGATGACGATCAAGAATTGG ATATGACTATGACAAATAATGAAAGTGAAGAACCTATTGAAGTAGTATCTATTCAACAATGGATGAAGGATCCAAAATTATTACATTCCTTTAAATGTCAAGAAATGAAAGTTAACGGAGATCTCTGTGATAG TATACTTTTGGTTACCGATACTCATCTTATCGTACTCCGAAAAATACCAGAAAGAAAAGGTGCAGCACACGTAATTGTCAAACGTCCATTGACAAGTATTGTTAAAATAACATCTAAAAAACAACACTCGGATTTGATCACTTTTAAATATGGTACAATACAATACTATGATACAGTCATTTCAGACATGGATAAGTTTCTTATTCCTAACGCAAGCGAGGCTACCAAATTGATCATGCAACAGATTCTGAAACAATGA
- the Blos4 gene encoding biogenesis of lysosome-related organelles complex 1 subunit 4 isoform X1 codes for MCQSLIPSINSPKNIKMSSHTAAIAEELARDYANYAKLDLSIQMKSFHDAIEDVMMRLEEFQSIIEMVQSESTQCIDQHIPKLQDTQQEVVHLCRRIDALEHVIAMANVNLTTLEAAVDNAEAELGISDRLFGMLNPLSFFHYCVFRRKVKNLWYQINYHYTNHQQFIEHMITLILNRQYIFICKSAI; via the exons ATGTGTCAATCTCTCATTCCTTCGATAAATTCCCCTAAAAATATAAAGATGTCTTCACATACTGCTGCAATAGCTGAAGAATTGGCCAGGGACTATGCAAATTATGCAAAATTAGATTTATCCATACAA ATGAAAAGTTTCCATGATGCGATTGAAGATGTCATGATGCGCTTAGAAGAATTTCAATCAATTATTGAAATG gttcaatctgaaagtactCAATGTATTGATCAACACATTCCAAAGTTGCAAGACACACAACAAGAAGTTGTTCATCTATGTAGACGAATAGATGCTCTAGAACATGTTATAGCGATGGCTAATGTAAATCTGACCACTTTAGAAGCTGCTGTTGATAATGCAGAAGCTGAATTAGGAATTTCTGATAGGTTATTTGGAATGTTAAATCCTTTGTCCTTTTTT caTTATTGTGTTTTCAGAAGAAAAGTCAAGAATCTGTGGTACCAAATAAATTACCACTATACGAACCACCAACAATTTATAGAACACATGATTACTTTAATACTGaatagacaatatatttttatttgcaaaagtgcaatttaa
- the LOC143152590 gene encoding uncharacterized protein LOC143152590 — NNVNSIHRIKLVSQQHNKRLSILRSDQDVYCLKNSISHRKLLSYTENTIHKNSSRDEQFRETNTQLRKRGSLTKKTEKTDPDEQWDEWADWTTCSVTCGSGRQVRWRHCLAENCMKGLKKAQIKPCRLQSCNSTNILRWLGIKS; from the exons AATAATGTTAATTCAATACATCGGATAAAATTGGTATCGCAACAGCACAATAAAAGATTATCGATTCTAAGATCAGACCAGGATGTGTATTgcttaaaaaattcaataagtCATCGAAAATTACTCAGTTACACGGAAAATACTATTCACAAAAATTCTTCGAGGGACGAGCAATTTCGCGAAACTAACACTCAGTTGCGCAAAAGAGGAAGCCTTACAAAGAAAACTGAGAAAACAG ATCCCGACGAGCAGTGGGACGAATGGGCTGATTGGACTACATGTAGTGTGACTTGCGGAAGCGGTCGACAAGTTAGATGGCGTCATTGTTTAGCCGAAAACTGCATGAAAGGATTAAAAAAAGCACAAATAAAACCTTGTCGATTACAAAGTTGTAATTCTACCAATATTCTTCGCTGGCTTGGAATTAAATCCTAG
- the Alg7 gene encoding alg7 dolichyl-phosphate N-acetylglucosaminephosphotransferase produces MKYKEDTWTFIFPLLINFVMSVGAYLLTVRLIPRVKDIFIKANLYGIDMNKSGSEKVPEALGIISGCIFLITLFLFIPIPFTNYIFDDINFPHNEFMEFLAALLSICCMLLLGFADDVLDLRWRNKLLLPTIASLPLLMVYYINFNSTLIIVPKPLRSWFGFSMDLWIFYYLYMAFFTVFCTNAINILAGINGLEVGQSLIISMSILVFNIIELSGSLWKAHQFSLYFMLPYTATSLGLLKFNWYPAQVFVGDTFCYLSGMTFAVVGIIGHFSKTTLLFFIPQMINFLYGLPQLFNLIPCPRHRLPKYNKETDKLEISNTFFNKKDIGIISKLILWVFRKLYIMNWQEDEKDIVTCNNFTLINIVLIKTGPLKESTLTRILLFFQIICSLLAFIIRYPLASIFYDV; encoded by the exons ATGAAATATAAGGAAGACACTTGGAcatttatttttccgctattaattaattttgtaatgtCGGTCGGTGCATATCTTTTAACCGTACGTTTAATACCAAGAGTaaaagatatttttattaaagctAACCTATACGGGATTGATATGAATAAAAGTGGTAGTGAAAAAGT ACCAGAGGCATTAGGTATCATCAGTGGATGCATTTTTCTTATAACGCTCTTTCTGTTTATTCCTATACCTTTTACAAATTATATATTTGATGACATAAACTTCCCTCATAATGAG TTCATGGAGTTTTTGGCTGCTTTACTTTCAATTTGTTGTATGCTACTCTTGGGTTTTGCTGATGATGTTTTGGACCTTCGTTGGCGAAACAAACTATTGTTGCCAACTATTGCTTCCTTGCCACTTTTAATGgtgtattatattaattttaattctacACTAATTATTGTTCCAAAACCTTTAAGATCTTGGTTTGGTTTCTCAATGGACCTTTGGATATTTTACTATCTATACATGGCATTTTTCACAGTATTCTGTACAAATGCTATAAATATATTGGCTGGTATAAATGGTTTAGAAGTTGGACAAAGCTTAATAATTTCAATGAGCATTCTTGTTTTTAACATCATCGAATTATCGGGAAGCCTTTGGAAAGCACATCAGTTCTCATTATACTTTATGCTTCCATATACAGCTACTTCATTGGGTTTACTAAAATTTAATTG gtaCCCAGCACAGGTATTTGTAGGTGATACATTTTGTTATTTATCTGGAATGACATTTGCTGTTGTTGGCATTATTGGACACTTTAGCAAAACAACTTTGCTATTTTTCATTCCACAAatgattaattttctttatgGTCTACCacaattatttaatttgatACCATGCCCTAGGCATAGATTACCAAA ATATAATAAAGAAACTGACAAGTTGGAAATCAGCAATACATTCTTTAATAAAAAAGATATTGGAATTATTA GTAAACTCATACTGTGGGTATTTAGGAAATTATATATAATGAATTGGCAAGAAGATGAAAAAGATATTGTTACTTGCAATAATTTCACTTTGATTAATATTGTGTTAATTAAAACTGGACCACTAAAAGAATCTACACTCACACGTATCCTATTGTTCTTTCAG ATTATTTGCAGTTTATTAGCATTTATCATACGATATCCTCTTGCTTCAATCTTCTACGATGTTTAA
- the Blos4 gene encoding biogenesis of lysosome-related organelles complex 1 subunit 4 isoform X2 produces the protein MCQSLIPSINSPKNIKMSSHTAAIAEELARDYANYAKLDLSIQMKSFHDAIEDVMMRLEEFQSIIEMVQSESTQCIDQHIPKLQDTQQEVVHLCRRIDALEHVIAMANVNLTTLEAAVDNAEAELGISDRLFGMLNPLSFFKKSQESVVPNKLPLYEPPTIYRTHDYFNTE, from the exons ATGTGTCAATCTCTCATTCCTTCGATAAATTCCCCTAAAAATATAAAGATGTCTTCACATACTGCTGCAATAGCTGAAGAATTGGCCAGGGACTATGCAAATTATGCAAAATTAGATTTATCCATACAA ATGAAAAGTTTCCATGATGCGATTGAAGATGTCATGATGCGCTTAGAAGAATTTCAATCAATTATTGAAATG gttcaatctgaaagtactCAATGTATTGATCAACACATTCCAAAGTTGCAAGACACACAACAAGAAGTTGTTCATCTATGTAGACGAATAGATGCTCTAGAACATGTTATAGCGATGGCTAATGTAAATCTGACCACTTTAGAAGCTGCTGTTGATAATGCAGAAGCTGAATTAGGAATTTCTGATAGGTTATTTGGAATGTTAAATCCTTTGTCCTTTTTT AAGAAAAGTCAAGAATCTGTGGTACCAAATAAATTACCACTATACGAACCACCAACAATTTATAGAACACATGATTACTTTAATACTGaatag
- the Tbc1d23 gene encoding TBC1 domain family member 23 isoform X2 encodes MALQEDENTWILELEAALLDTEAPSASDIYAICKGQAVPINLRPDVWQACLDVIDRGNQLSHFNEVFDLPEQNIIREDCQQLVAKLGNDDEDKVSVVSDLESILTFYCRSKGKQYKVGNGWIELLGPLIALKLPRTATYNLFEAIIDIYIPRGETYSSVLRLLLLYHEPELCSFLDTKRVSPDQYTKGWVTTLFAGVCSLPAVCTMWDLYFMQSDPFFMLFLSLIMVINAREQILSMKDNDKQSIIDAIAAMPCALEAEDVTDFCSLAQYYAMKTPSSFKQDLYPIMFGESFDEKYISHALCLPVSAQELVENSIETPSVPNTSVESVRFFLVDCRPAEQYNAGHLPTAFHLDCNLMLQEPAAFATAVQGLLQAQRQALAVGSQAGGEHLCFLGSGRQEEDRYTHMVVASFLQKHTQYVSMVTSGYQAIHEYFGDEVVSSLVDHNSQHCLVCNANISETNSNETSPAKVKNNNSDFLGKIRKVKGKLFDYIVNPSASVHNNVGNRNDMTMTNNESEEPIEVVSIQQWMKDPKLLHSFKCQEMKVNGDLCDSILLVTDTHLIVLRKIPERKGAAHVIVKRPLTSIVKITSKKQHSDLITFKYGTIQYYDTVISDMDKFLIPNASEATKLIMQQILKQ; translated from the exons ATGGCACTACAAGAagatgaaaacacctg GATATTGGAGCTAGAAGCAGCTCTCCTCGATACTGAGGCACCATCTGCATCCGATATATACGCAATTTGCAAAGGACAAGCAGTTCCTATAAATTTAAGGCCTGACGTATGGCAGGCTTGTTTAGATGTTATCGATCGGGGCAATCAATTAAGTCACTTTAATGAAGTTTTTGATTTACCTgaacaaaatattattcgtGAAGATTGTCAACAATTAGTTG CAAAATTAGGCAATGATGATGaagacaaagtttctgttgtttctgattTAGAGtctattttaacattttattgtAGAAGTAAAGGGAAACAATATAAAGTAGGAAATGGATGGATAGAGTTACTGGGTCCATTAATAGCTTTAAAACTTCCACGTACTGCAACATATAATTTATTTGAAGCGATAATAGATATCTATATTCCTAG AGGCGAAACATACAGTTCTGTACTAAGATTGTTATTACTTTATCACGAACCAGAATTATGTTCTTTCTTGGATACAAAAAGGGTATCTCCGGATCAATATACAAAAGGATGGGTGACTACTCTTTTTGCTGGTGTGTGTTCACTACCAGCTGTGTGTACAATGTGGGATTTATACTTTATGCAATCTGATCCATTTTTTATGTTATTTCTATCACTTATTATGGTTATAAATGCCAG GGAGCAAATTTTAAGTATGAAAGATAATGATAAACAGAGTATAATCGATGCGATAGCTGCTATGCCTTGTGCTTTGGAAGCGGAAGATGTAACAGATTTTTGTTCATTAGCACAATATTATGCAATGAAAACACCATCGTCTTTTAAGCAGGATTTATATCCTATTATGTTTGGGGAAAGTtttgatgaaaaatatatatcacaTGCGCTCTGCTTACCTGTATCAGCCCAAGAATTAGTTGAAAATTCTATTGAAACTCCGTCCGTACCTAACACCTCTGTTGAATCTGTCAGATTTTTTCTAGTGGACTGTAGACCCGCGGAGCAATATAATGCAGGACACTTGCCAACTGCGTTTCATCTAGATTGTAATTTG aTGCTTCAAGAACCTGCTGCTTTTGCTACAGCAGTGCAAGGATTATTACAGGCACAACGACAAGCACTAGCTGTTGGATCACAAGCTGGAGGTGAACACCTTTGTTTCTTAGGAAGTGGTAGGCAAGAAGAAGATCGTTATACACACATGGTGGTTGCATCCTTTCTACAGAAACATACCCAATATGTTAGTATGGTTACATCAGGATACCAAG CTATACATGAATATTTCGGTGATGAGGTTGTTTCTAGTCTTGTTGATCATAATTCACAGCATTGTTTAGTATGCAATGCTAATATATCTGAAACAAATTCTAATGAAACAAGTCCTGCCAAAGTCAAGAATAATAATTCTGATTTTTTGGGGAAGATTAGAAAAGTGAAGGGAAAGTTATTTGATTATATTGTTAATCCATCAGCAAGTGTTCATAATAACGTGGGAAATAGAAATG ATATGACTATGACAAATAATGAAAGTGAAGAACCTATTGAAGTAGTATCTATTCAACAATGGATGAAGGATCCAAAATTATTACATTCCTTTAAATGTCAAGAAATGAAAGTTAACGGAGATCTCTGTGATAG TATACTTTTGGTTACCGATACTCATCTTATCGTACTCCGAAAAATACCAGAAAGAAAAGGTGCAGCACACGTAATTGTCAAACGTCCATTGACAAGTATTGTTAAAATAACATCTAAAAAACAACACTCGGATTTGATCACTTTTAAATATGGTACAATACAATACTATGATACAGTCATTTCAGACATGGATAAGTTTCTTATTCCTAACGCAAGCGAGGCTACCAAATTGATCATGCAACAGATTCTGAAACAATGA
- the LOC143152589 gene encoding zinc metalloproteinase nas-36-like produces the protein MYIFYNTETHSFFHNTWRMSRQGLQIWDQWGNWSSCSVTCGAGKISRWRHCISGSCSFGEKKAQLRTCTLPAC, from the exons ATGTACATATTCTATAATACTGAAACTCACTCGTTTTTTCATAACACAT GGAGAATGAGTAGACAAGGACTACAAATTTGGGATCAATGGGGAAACTGGTCCAGCTGTAGTGTTACTTGTGGTGCAGGAAAGATATCAAGATGGAGACACTGTATAAGTGGAAGTTGTTCCTTTGGAGAAAAAAAAGCGCAATTAAGAACTTGTACACTTCCAGCATGTTAA
- the Blos4 gene encoding biogenesis of lysosome-related organelles complex 1 subunit 4 isoform X3, with protein MCQSLIPSINSPKNIKMSSHTAAIAEELARDYANYAKLDLSIQMKSFHDAIEDVMMRLEEFQSIIEMVQSESTQCIDQHIPKLQDTQQEVVHLCRRIDALEHVIAMANVNLTTLEAAVDNAEAELGISDRLFGMLNPLSFFKSQESVVPNKLPLYEPPTIYRTHDYFNTE; from the exons ATGTGTCAATCTCTCATTCCTTCGATAAATTCCCCTAAAAATATAAAGATGTCTTCACATACTGCTGCAATAGCTGAAGAATTGGCCAGGGACTATGCAAATTATGCAAAATTAGATTTATCCATACAA ATGAAAAGTTTCCATGATGCGATTGAAGATGTCATGATGCGCTTAGAAGAATTTCAATCAATTATTGAAATG gttcaatctgaaagtactCAATGTATTGATCAACACATTCCAAAGTTGCAAGACACACAACAAGAAGTTGTTCATCTATGTAGACGAATAGATGCTCTAGAACATGTTATAGCGATGGCTAATGTAAATCTGACCACTTTAGAAGCTGCTGTTGATAATGCAGAAGCTGAATTAGGAATTTCTGATAGGTTATTTGGAATGTTAAATCCTTTGTCCTTTTTT AAAAGTCAAGAATCTGTGGTACCAAATAAATTACCACTATACGAACCACCAACAATTTATAGAACACATGATTACTTTAATACTGaatag